A single genomic interval of Nitratidesulfovibrio sp. SRB-5 harbors:
- the proC gene encoding pyrroline-5-carboxylate reductase, which yields MGTVLGCIGCGNMGAAILRGLSGRQGLSLLGYNPTPAKVLALADAGVRAMPDAAALAAQADVVLLGVKPYLVPDVLRAIAPSLTPGKVVVSIASGVSIAAMKAAIAEAGGPECPVVRVMPNTPAMVGKGVYALCFEDPALDAPRRDLVRGLFESIGTVIVLPEARFTAFTAVVGCGPAYVFYFMEAVTEVAVTLGFTRQDATELVKGLFSGSVALAEQSGTHLSVLREQVCSPAGNTIAAMNQLDREAVRGRIMDAVLAAYRRGLEMEK from the coding sequence ATGGGCACCGTTCTCGGCTGCATCGGCTGCGGCAACATGGGGGCCGCCATCCTGCGCGGTCTTTCGGGCCGCCAGGGGCTTTCCCTGCTGGGGTACAATCCCACGCCCGCCAAGGTGCTTGCGCTGGCCGACGCCGGCGTGCGCGCCATGCCCGACGCCGCCGCGCTGGCCGCACAGGCCGACGTGGTGCTGCTGGGGGTGAAGCCGTATCTGGTGCCCGACGTGCTGCGCGCCATCGCGCCGTCGCTCACGCCGGGCAAGGTGGTGGTGTCCATCGCCTCCGGCGTGTCCATCGCGGCCATGAAGGCCGCCATTGCGGAAGCGGGCGGTCCCGAATGCCCGGTGGTGCGCGTCATGCCCAACACCCCCGCCATGGTGGGCAAGGGCGTGTACGCGCTGTGCTTCGAAGACCCGGCACTGGATGCGCCCCGGCGCGATCTGGTGCGGGGCCTGTTCGAATCCATCGGCACGGTCATCGTGCTGCCGGAAGCCCGGTTCACCGCCTTCACGGCGGTGGTGGGCTGCGGCCCGGCCTACGTCTTCTACTTCATGGAGGCGGTGACCGAGGTGGCCGTGACGCTGGGCTTCACCCGGCAGGACGCCACGGAACTGGTCAAGGGCCTGTTCTCCGGCTCGGTGGCCCTGGCGGAGCAGTCCGGCACGCACCTTTCGGTGCTGCGCGAACAGGTCTGCTCCCCCGCGGGCAACACCATCGCCGCCATGAACCAGCTGGACCGCGAGGCCGTGCGGGGCCGCATCATGGATGCGGTGCTGGCGGCCTACAGGCGCGGGCTGGAAATGGAGAAGTAG
- a CDS encoding type II toxin-antitoxin system death-on-curing family toxin, producing MIRWIPADVVLAIHDRQIDEHGGATGVRDTGLLESALSRPKQLANYDAPDIFGLAAAYAFGLARNHPFVDGNKRTAYVTAMLFLRLHGKVCHAPPRDRILVFERLGRGDVPQAALAAWLRRWSVPDGNGDE from the coding sequence ATGATCCGGTGGATACCCGCCGACGTGGTTCTGGCCATCCACGACCGGCAGATAGACGAACACGGCGGTGCCACCGGCGTGCGCGACACGGGGCTTCTGGAAAGCGCCCTGTCGCGTCCGAAACAACTGGCCAACTATGACGCGCCAGACATCTTCGGGCTTGCCGCCGCCTATGCCTTCGGCCTTGCGCGCAACCACCCTTTCGTGGACGGCAACAAGCGTACAGCCTATGTCACCGCCATGCTGTTCCTGCGCCTGCACGGCAAGGTCTGCCACGCCCCGCCCCGCGACAGGATTCTGGTATTCGAACGACTGGGCCGGGGCGACGTGCCGCAAGCTGCGCTGGCTGCGTGGCTGCGCCGCTGGAGCGTGCCCGACGGCAACGGCGACGAATGA
- a CDS encoding AbrB/MazE/SpoVT family DNA-binding domain-containing protein has product MQTVKVRKVGNSLGMVLPKEAVARMNVREGDTIYLTEAPDGGFRLTPVNEEFAEQIGLADDIMREDRNILRELAKR; this is encoded by the coding sequence ATGCAAACCGTCAAGGTACGCAAGGTGGGGAATTCGCTGGGCATGGTCCTGCCGAAGGAAGCCGTGGCACGCATGAACGTACGCGAAGGTGACACCATCTACCTCACGGAAGCTCCGGACGGCGGGTTCCGGCTTACCCCGGTCAACGAAGAATTCGCCGAACAGATCGGCCTTGCCGACGACATCATGCGCGAAGACCGGAACATCCTGCGCGAACTGGCCAAACGATGA
- a CDS encoding Smr/MutS family protein, whose translation MADTPDDDFDSANPFRSLNKRAFRDARAPKSAVRPAPSAPKPGTRPGGSQKLPDEPLSSEDAEAFMSAMGTVQRLDAPKKPGKGTPQGHANQKPAPASVTPEMPASPPVPNVSSSPRPGGGQSTRPAAPASAMRAAERDKLAPNTAARLDADASRNGFSLQDQPGFRRLLEHAEGTPVAENAPAAPPSASSIMTGMTGVTGATGSAGAAPPGKPHAVPVTASERKEAVRQRSRQAVTDHDHTPPPDEDNLFTKAMSGVRTLAGKGREVPPETAPREAAAPAVGHPLQDFMDGTVEFALEFTDEYLEGHVVGLDALTVGKLRAGQYSPEGHLDLHGMNALQAYEAMIGFMRAAYHKGMRTVLVIPGRGKNSPDGMGVLREKVQAWLTHDPFKRVVLAFCTAQPTHGGAGALYVLLRKYKKSRGKIQWDRTPTDADLFL comes from the coding sequence ATGGCCGACACCCCAGACGACGATTTCGACAGCGCCAATCCCTTCCGCTCGCTGAACAAGCGCGCCTTTCGCGACGCCCGTGCTCCCAAGTCCGCCGTTCGCCCCGCCCCTTCCGCGCCCAAGCCCGGGACGCGGCCCGGCGGCAGCCAGAAGTTGCCGGACGAGCCCCTTTCCTCCGAGGATGCCGAGGCCTTCATGTCGGCCATGGGCACCGTGCAGCGGCTGGATGCGCCGAAAAAGCCCGGCAAGGGCACACCGCAAGGACACGCGAACCAGAAGCCTGCTCCGGCGTCCGTAACGCCGGAGATGCCCGCATCGCCCCCGGTGCCCAACGTTTCGTCGTCCCCCCGCCCCGGTGGCGGGCAGAGCACCCGGCCCGCCGCGCCCGCATCCGCGATGCGCGCCGCCGAACGCGACAAACTGGCGCCGAACACGGCGGCAAGACTGGATGCGGATGCGAGCCGCAACGGCTTTTCCTTGCAGGACCAGCCGGGGTTCCGGCGGCTGCTGGAACACGCGGAGGGTACGCCCGTAGCTGAAAACGCTCCTGCCGCTCCCCCGTCTGCCTCCTCAATCATGACAGGCATGACAGGCGTGACAGGCGCAACAGGCTCAGCAGGCGCAGCCCCCCCCGGCAAGCCCCATGCCGTGCCCGTCACCGCCTCCGAACGCAAGGAGGCGGTACGCCAGCGTTCGCGGCAGGCCGTGACCGATCACGATCACACCCCGCCCCCCGACGAGGACAACCTGTTCACCAAGGCCATGTCCGGCGTGCGCACGCTGGCGGGCAAGGGACGCGAAGTGCCGCCGGAAACGGCCCCGCGCGAGGCCGCCGCGCCCGCCGTGGGGCACCCGTTGCAGGACTTCATGGACGGAACGGTGGAATTCGCGCTGGAATTCACCGACGAATACCTGGAAGGCCACGTGGTGGGGCTGGACGCGCTGACCGTGGGCAAGCTGCGCGCCGGGCAGTACAGCCCGGAAGGCCACCTGGACCTGCACGGCATGAACGCCCTGCAAGCCTACGAGGCCATGATCGGCTTCATGCGCGCGGCCTACCACAAGGGCATGCGCACCGTGCTGGTCATACCGGGCCGGGGCAAAAACTCGCCCGACGGCATGGGCGTGCTGCGCGAAAAGGTGCAGGCCTGGCTGACGCACGACCCGTTCAAGCGGGTGGTGCTGGCCTTCTGCACGGCCCAGCCCACCCACGGCGGCGCGGGCGCGCTGTACGTGCTGCTGCGCAAGTACAAGAAGTCTCGCGGCAAGATCCAGTGGGACCGAACGCCGACAGACGCCGACCTGTTCCTGTAA
- the sppA gene encoding signal peptide peptidase SppA: MTTSYSPRRVARVLPVLILLLALSTLLAGCGARSSFFGGPEPFGEDTVFGQGRHKAVLINVNGVIDNRSKSGLFRERPGMVQEVVAQLRLAAEDPDVKAVIVAIDSPGGGVTASDVLYHELMRHRERTGQKVVALMMDTAASGGYYTALAADRIVAHPSTVTGSIGVIFLRPEVAGLMDKIGVRAVVSKSGDHKDMGSPFREGTDEERALFQSIIADMNGRFQGLVRERRPASHGHEAAFADARILTARQALAAGLVDRIGYFEDALAETASLTGTSDLRVVTYRRDPLPGATEYATATTPAGSGRMALIDLGLPGMDAASRAGFHYLWLPEAGM; encoded by the coding sequence ATGACCACATCGTATTCCCCGCGCCGCGTGGCGCGCGTTCTGCCTGTTCTCATCCTGCTGCTGGCGCTTTCCACCCTGCTTGCCGGGTGCGGCGCGCGTTCGTCGTTCTTTGGCGGGCCGGAGCCCTTCGGCGAGGACACCGTGTTCGGCCAGGGCCGTCACAAGGCCGTGCTGATCAACGTCAACGGCGTCATAGACAACCGGTCCAAGTCCGGCCTGTTCCGCGAACGTCCCGGCATGGTGCAGGAAGTGGTGGCGCAGTTGCGCCTGGCCGCCGAAGACCCGGACGTGAAGGCCGTCATCGTGGCCATCGACAGCCCCGGCGGCGGCGTTACCGCCAGCGACGTGCTGTACCACGAGCTGATGCGCCACCGCGAGCGCACCGGCCAGAAGGTCGTCGCCCTGATGATGGATACCGCCGCCTCCGGCGGGTACTACACCGCCCTCGCCGCCGACCGCATCGTGGCGCACCCCTCCACGGTCACCGGCAGCATCGGGGTCATCTTCCTGCGGCCCGAGGTGGCCGGGCTCATGGACAAGATTGGCGTGCGCGCCGTGGTCAGCAAGTCCGGCGACCACAAGGACATGGGATCGCCCTTCCGCGAGGGCACCGACGAGGAACGCGCCCTGTTCCAGTCCATCATCGCCGACATGAATGGCCGCTTTCAGGGCCTTGTGCGCGAGCGCAGGCCCGCCAGCCACGGGCACGAAGCCGCATTTGCCGATGCGCGCATCCTGACCGCCCGTCAGGCCCTGGCCGCAGGGCTGGTGGACCGCATCGGCTACTTCGAGGACGCCCTGGCCGAAACCGCCAGCCTGACCGGAACCAGCGACCTGCGCGTGGTCACCTATCGGCGCGACCCCCTGCCCGGCGCCACCGAATACGCCACCGCCACCACCCCCGCAGGGTCGGGCCGCATGGCGCTCATCGACCTTGGCCTGCCCGGCATGGACGCCGCCTCGCGCGCCGGGTTCCATTACCTGTGGTTGCCCGAGGCCGGGATGTAG
- a CDS encoding Mrp/NBP35 family ATP-binding protein: MSDSSSCQGCPSAAGCGSAGNPEGCPSASTPAASSGCGGGCGGPTPEQQAEEARLQATLSHIRNTIVVMSGKGGVGKSSTAANIAAGLALAGKRVGLLDVDVHGPSIPRLLKLDAAQAETDGDVIHPVQWREGVSLSVMSLGFFLPDGRQAVIWRGPVKMGFIKQLLSDVAWGELDFLVVDCPPGTGDEPLSVLQLLGDAARALIVTTPQAVAVDDVRRSLGFCEDLNVPVLGVIENMSGIVCSKCGNVESLFGQGGGERLAKEMNVPFLGAVPLDPEIVRAGDEGNIYIASHPDRPAATVLRTIVDALVEADAPGA; the protein is encoded by the coding sequence ATGAGCGATTCTTCTTCCTGTCAGGGCTGCCCCAGCGCGGCCGGTTGCGGCTCCGCCGGAAATCCCGAGGGCTGCCCCTCCGCCTCTACTCCTGCCGCCAGCTCGGGCTGCGGCGGCGGGTGCGGCGGCCCCACCCCGGAACAGCAGGCCGAAGAGGCCCGCCTGCAGGCCACCCTGTCGCACATCCGCAACACCATCGTGGTCATGTCCGGCAAGGGGGGCGTGGGCAAAAGCTCCACCGCCGCCAACATCGCCGCAGGCCTTGCCCTGGCGGGCAAGCGCGTGGGCCTGCTGGACGTGGACGTGCACGGCCCGTCCATCCCCCGCCTGCTCAAGCTGGACGCGGCACAGGCCGAAACGGATGGCGACGTCATCCACCCCGTGCAGTGGCGCGAGGGGGTTTCGCTTTCCGTCATGTCGCTGGGCTTCTTTTTGCCTGATGGCCGCCAGGCGGTAATCTGGCGCGGCCCGGTGAAGATGGGCTTCATCAAGCAACTGCTGTCCGACGTGGCCTGGGGCGAACTGGACTTTCTGGTGGTGGACTGCCCTCCCGGCACCGGCGACGAGCCCCTGTCCGTGCTTCAGCTGCTGGGCGACGCCGCCCGCGCGCTCATCGTCACCACGCCGCAGGCCGTGGCCGTGGATGACGTGCGCCGCTCGCTGGGCTTCTGCGAAGACCTGAACGTGCCGGTGCTGGGCGTCATAGAGAACATGAGCGGCATCGTCTGCTCCAAGTGCGGCAACGTGGAATCGCTGTTCGGACAGGGCGGCGGCGAACGACTGGCCAAGGAAATGAACGTGCCCTTCCTGGGCGCGGTGCCGCTGGACCCGGAAATCGTCCGCGCGGGCGACGAGGGCAACATCTACATCGCCTCGCACCCCGACCGCCCCGCCGCCACCGTGCTGCGCACCATCGTGGACGCGCTGGTGGAAGCGGACGCGCCGGGGGCGTAG